The Synchiropus splendidus isolate RoL2022-P1 chromosome 11, RoL_Sspl_1.0, whole genome shotgun sequence genome contains a region encoding:
- the trmt112 gene encoding multifunctional methyltransferase subunit TRM112-like protein, producing the protein MKLLTHNMLTSHVKGVTKGYPLLIKASEVRVTEVEFNPQFVSRMIPKLEWSALVQAAEGLGHRQALPADLIPDYEKNEEFLKQVHRALLEVEVMEGSLQCPESGREFPISKGIPNMLLNEEEA; encoded by the exons ATGAAGCTGCTCACGCACAACATGTTGACATCGCACGTAAAGGGGGTTACGAAAGGTTACCCGCTGCTCATCAAG GCCTCGGAGGTGAGAGTGACGGAGGTGGAGTTCAACCCTCAGTTTGTCAGCCGCATGATTCCCAAGCTGGAGTGGAGCGCTCTGGTGCAAGCTGCTGAAGGG TTGGGCCACAGGCAGGCCTTACCTGCCGATCTCATTCCAGACTACGAGAAGAACGAGGAGTTCCTGAAGCAGGTTCACAGAGCTCTGTTGGAG GTGGAGGTGATGGAGGGCAGCCTGCAGTGTCCAGAATCTGGACGAGAGTTCCCGATCTCCAAAGGAATCCCCAACATGCTTCTGAATGAAGAGGAGGCGTAG
- the tgfb5 gene encoding transforming growth factor beta-2 proprotein — MSLSGLALLLLLLQVSILLLEGINTCQFINLDEQKSRRIEAVRGQILSKLRIRSPPDPDTDDEQPADAVPPEVMLLYNSTRELVKERARSAESACERESSEEDYYAKEVQRIDMLPPPTDTNAVQPIIPNPHYRVVNFDVSGVEFTNGTLVKAEFRIFRAPNPQAKASEQRVEIYQLLKPDEDSTSTQRYIDSRTLQPRAKGSWISVDVTETVKDWVSDPENNLGLRLGVHCPCCTFVPSTNNIVPNKSEELETLFAGVDDEQLRQSRKPGQVKGQPDFSTKTPHLILTLLPSDRVDSPARKNRKKRAAATDTTTCSRGSDQGCCLRSLYIDFRRDLNWKWIHEPKGYKANFCAGSCPYLWSANNHYNMILPLYNKLNPEASASPCCVPQDLEPLTIMYFIGRTPRVEQLSNMVVKSCKCR, encoded by the exons ATGAGTCTCTCCggcctggctctgctgctgctgctgctccaggtcTCCATCCTGCTGCTGGAGGGCATCAACACCTGCCAGTTCATCAACTTGGACGAGCAGAAGTCTCGACGCATCGAGGCGGTGCGCGGGCAAATCCTCAGCAAGCTGCGCATCCGGAGCCCGCCGGACCCGGACACGGACGACGAGCAGCCGGCGGACGCGGTGCCGCCGGAAGTCATGCTGCTCTACAACAGCACGCGGGAGCTGGTCAAGGAGCGCGCGCGTTCGGCGGAGTCCGCGTGCGAGCGCGAGAGCAGCGAGGAGGATTACTACGCCAAGGAGGTGCAACGGATCGATATGCTGCCTCCGCCAACCGACACAA ATGCCGTGCAGCCCATAATACCCAACCCTCATTACAGAGTCGTCAACTTTGACGTCAGCGGAGTGGAATTTACAAACGGCACATTGGTCAAGGCTGAATTTAGGATTTTCAGAGCCCCTAATCCACAAGCCAAGGCCTCCGAGCAGAGAGTGGAGATCTACCAG CTACTGAAGCCGGATGAAGACAGCACTTCCACCCAGCGTTATATCGACTCCCGCACTCTTCAGCCGCGCGCCAAAGGTTCCTGGATCTCTGTCGATGTTACAGAAACCGTTAAGGACTGGGTTTCGGATCCAG AGAATAACTTGGGTTTGAGGCTCGGCGTCCACTGCCCCTGCTGCACTTTTGTTCCGTCCACCAACAATATAGTTCCCAACAAGAGTGAGGAGCTGGAGACGCTGTTTGCAG GAGTGGACGATGAGCAGCTCCGTCAGAGTAGGAAGCCTGGTCAGGTTAAAGGTCAACCCGATTTCAGCACCAAGACTCCTCATCTCATACTGACACTGCTGCCCAGCGATAGAGTCGACAGCCCGGCCAGGAAGAACCGCAAGAAGAGAGCAGCCGCCACAGACACCACAACTTGCTCACG TGGTTCAGACCAGGGCTGCTGCCTGCGATCACTGTACATCGACTTCAGACGCGACCTCAACTGGAAGTGGATCCACGAGCCCAAAGGTTACAAGGCCAACTTCTGTGCCGGCAGCTGCCCGTATCTCTGGAGCGCAAACAACCACTACAACATG ATCCTCCCTCTGTACAACAAGCTGAACCCAGAAGCCTCGGCGTCGCCTTGCTGCGTTCCTCAGGACCTGGAGCCGCTCACCATCATGTACTTCATCGGCCGCACGCCTCGCGTTGAACAGCTCTCCAACATGGTGGTCAAATCCTGCAAGTGCCGCTGA